From Etheostoma cragini isolate CJK2018 chromosome 17, CSU_Ecrag_1.0, whole genome shotgun sequence, one genomic window encodes:
- the LOC117960374 gene encoding tumor necrosis factor receptor superfamily member 6-like, translating to MIAAKSSKFSAWFNVVTLVLLFLLMSAASSTNEGQNMSQSCVDGTYEHEGKMCCLCGAGLHLEEHCTMNLQIGKCKTCLEETYSSHPNNHESCEPCTSCSQPNANLEVDEPCTPARNTRCRCKKDHYCSSDIKTCKICYPCKVCAKGIKTACTANSDTVCDEGYDIVGITVGIIVTLAVIGLGIGLGLWLRRRHQKRQLPVALINVNTPEENIQFLRVVDLRPHLPDIVEVIGWADMKDLAIRSTILDPTIETCELNHPGNYQEATLELLKIWVERNGKEASRNLVQLLHRSGKRDRAERVMDILSRPNNNPA from the exons ATGATTGCCGCCAAGTCAAGCAAGTTTTCTGCGTGGTTTAACGTTGTCACCTTGGTTTTGCTCTTCCTCCTTATGTCGGC TGCCTCTTCAACCAATGAAGGGCAAAACATGAGCCAGTCTTGTGTCGACGGCACATACGAACATGAGGGGAAGATGTGCTGTCTGTGTGGCGCTG GTCTGCACCTGGAAGAACACTGCACTATGAATCTACAAATTGGAAAATGCAAGACCTGTCTTGAAGAGACATACAGCAGTCACCCTAATAACCATGAGTCCTGTGAGCCCTGCACATCCTGCTCACAACCCAATG CCAATCTAGAGGTGGACGAACCTTGTACCCCTGCCAGAAACACTAGGTGTCGATGTAAAAAGGATCACTATTGCAGCAGCGACATAAAAACCTGTAAAATCTGCTACCCTTGTAAAGT ATGTGCTAAGGGCATCAAAACAGCCTGTACAGCCAACAGTGACACAGTCTGCGATGAAG ggTATGATATTGTAGGCATAACAGTCGGCATAATTGTCACACTGGCTGTCATTGGACTTGGTATTGGACTTGGCCTTTGGTTAAGGAGACGCCACC AAAAGAGACAACTCCCAGTCGCACTGATAAATGTTAATACACCTGAG GAGAACATTCAGTTTCTTAGAG TTGTGGATCTCCGGCCTCACCTGCCTGACATTGTAGAAGTGATTGGATGGGCTGATATGAAGGATTTAGCAATACGCAGCACTATATTAGACCCCACTATTGAGACTTGTGAATTGAACCACCCTGGTAATTATCAGGAGGCGACACTTGAACTACTAAAGATCTGGGTGGAGAGGAATGGCAAGGAGGCTTCAAGAAACTTGGTCCAATTACTACACAGGAGTGGCAAAAGGGACAGAGCAGAGAGGGTGATGGACATATTGTCTAGACCAAATAATAATCCTGCTTGA
- the itprip gene encoding inositol 1,4,5-trisphosphate receptor-interacting protein: MQGAIARVCMVMAAAILNHPLLFPQENTTLPDQDQELIARMQEHEERLKMEQARLEKELSQLDPKQEEPSSEEGYRWYFWRIVYFVIFLTIEMCRVQGGADIEIWPVEDEDMLLESGSITPRTMVLDKDILSNFCDKCTYTSAHENWKVREFVEGFADDLLESLRSVCDREADVEVWDFVGIGSMFESWKVCKPLMCDLLVPFSLPDPYSFQFHLWCSPSSDMPPDMQGCGKIKVTRFDENEEGCLCGNANLGEDMLCLLHGKDDILKVDHSPDELLCSRNTRFLSKDQVMKWFQISVTKAWGRISHKYDFEVTFRNLDAAGALKIRFRSGKVIVMNIIPVVQLKDTDAYFVSHFPSDCDSFPDPYWPFSFAVYERNLLKHFAKRLPQHSSHLHCLQIVTFLNRKQTWLTGKSALTNYHFKTALLHLLLSKRPSVWGIESVEQRLRDVLSFLQRSLHEKRLHHVLVGNSNVPKEVKVPEIIRKAEPINLFRSLVLQRELYATTVRHFHEMLRNAPVLIQEYTPHLLNEGLHQTR, encoded by the coding sequence ATGCAGGGGGCCATTGCAAGGGTGTGTATGGTGATGGCCGCTGCCATATTAAACCACCCCTTGCTCTTTCCCCAAGAGAACACCACGCTCCCGGACCAGGACCAGGAGCTCATAGCTCGCATGCAGGAGCACGAGGAAAGGCTTAAAATGGAGCAGGCCAGGCTGGAGAAAGAACTTTCACAGCTGGACCCAAAGCAGGAAGAACCCAGCTCGGAGGAAGGTTATAGATGGTACTTTTGGAGAATagtgtattttgtcattttcttaacTATCGAGATGTGCAGGGTGCAGGGTGGTGCTGACATAGAAATCTGGCCAGTTGAGGATGAAGACATGCTTTTAGAGAGTGGATCCATCACTCCCAGGACGATGGTGCTGGATAAGGATATCCTGAGCAACTTCTGTGACAAATGCACTTACACTTCAGCCCATGAAAACTGGAAGGTGAGGGAGTTTGTTGAAGGTTTTGCAGATGACTTGCTGGAATCGCTCAGGAGTGTATGTGACAGGGAGGCAGACGTGGAGGTCTGGGACTTTGTTGGGATTGGAAGCATGTTTGAGTCATGGAAGGTTTGCAAGCCACTGATGTGCGACCTTTTAGTGCCTTTCTCGCTTCCAGATCCGTACTCCTTTCAGTTCCACCTTTGGTGCAGCCCCTCCAGTGACATGCCTCCAGACATGCAGGGCTGCGGAAAGATAAAGGTGACCAGGTTTGATGAGAACGAGGAGGGCTGTCTCTGTGGCAATGCTAACCTGGGAGAGGACATGCTTTGTCTGTTGCATGGCAAGGATGACATACTCAAAGTGGACCATAGTCCTGATGAATTGCTGTGCTCTAGAAACACACGTTTCTTAAGCAAAGATCAAGTCATGAAGTGGTTTCAGATCTCTGTAACCAAAGCTTGGGGACGCATCTCTCACAAATACGACTTTGAGGTCACTTTTCGCAACCTGGATGCTGCCGGTGCTCTGAAGATCCGATTCCGTTCAGGAAAAGTCATTGTAATGAACATTATACCGGTGGTTCAGTTGAAGGATACAGATGCTTACTTTGTCTCCCACTTCCCATCAGATTGTGACAGCTTTCCTGACCCATACTGGCCCTTCTCTTTTGCTGTCTATGAGAGGAATTTGCTGAAACATTTCGCTAAACGCCTACCACAACATTCCTCTCATTTACACTGCCTTCAGATAGTTACCTTCCTAAATAGAAAGCAGACATGGCTCACAGGAAAAAGTGCCCTGACTAACTACCACTTCAAGACTGCTCTGTTGCATCTGTTGCTGAGTAAAAGGCCCTCCGTGTGGGGCATTGAGAGTGTAGAGCAAAGGCTTCGGGATGTACTCAGCTTCTTGCAGAGGAGTCTACATGAGAAGAGACTTCATCATGTTTTGGTTGGTAACAGTAATGTGCCAAAGGAAGTAAAGGTACCTGAGATAATTCGCAAAGCAGAGCCCATCAATCTGTTCCGGTCGCTGGTGTTGCAGAGGGAACTTTACGCAACAACAGTCAGGCATTTCCACGAGATGTTGAGAAATGCACCTGTGCTCATACAAGAGTACACACCGCACTTACTAAATGAAGGTTTACACCAGACTAGATGA